A single region of the Vicia villosa cultivar HV-30 ecotype Madison, WI linkage group LG4, Vvil1.0, whole genome shotgun sequence genome encodes:
- the LOC131598492 gene encoding uncharacterized protein LOC131598492: MVLDHSYTVSNFKVQANVAAFRPSSHKFMLKFTAGTTVTNDNNAEIPPKPLVFTKFTDIINGNFNKDVLIDVIGMVESIGYSQTTSGARKQQINMMLRDGGENTINCTLWESYAEQFMKFKQERGDDSGPIFVMIQYAKVKEQGKFPLSVTNTFNVTVLGLNTDLLPMKGMLLGFALVWF, from the exons ATGGTCTTGGATCATAGTTACACTGTTTCCAATTTTAAGGTTCAGGCTAATGTTGCGGCTTTCAGACCTTCGTCTCATAAGTTTATGTTGAAGTTTACTGCTGGCACTACGGTTACGAATGATAACAACGCTGAAATACCTCCAAAGCCGTTGGTGTTTACTAAATTTACTGATATAATAAACGGCAACTTTAACAAGGATGTGCTAATAG ATGTCATTGGTATGGTGGAAAGTATTGGGTATTCACAGACCACATCAGGTGCCCGGAAGCAGCAGATTAACATGATGCTGCGTGACGGGGG TGAGAATACTATCAATTGCACGCTTTGGGAATCCTATGCTGAACAATTCATGAAGTTCAAGCAGGAGCGCGGAGATGATTCTGGTCCTATTTTTGTCATGATCCAATATGCTAAAGTCAAGGAACAAG GTAAGTTTCCACTGTCCGTGACAAACACGTTTAATGTTACCGTCCTTGGTCTGAATACTGATTTGCTGCCGATGAAAGGTATGCTCCTTGGATTTGCTCTTGTGTGGTtttaa
- the LOC131600504 gene encoding uncharacterized protein LOC131600504 has product MGNEYSDATHELVKLFRKSNQDLDFVHHRLENEFQHLYPNNANPMKLASRVKKVQEDVSSLKEKYPELLAAKQDLIDKAQRVLVESRNLLKRMKSSVGIPFTYEDEDAFTNFKQVIDEWTDQTRSKTGIEPHDSDSSDLNKLLFSAIVQSD; this is encoded by the exons ATGGGAAATGAATACAGTGATGCAACCCATGAACTTGTGAAACTCTTCAGAAAATCAAACCAAGATCTTGATTTTGTTCACCACCGTCTCGAAAACGAGTTTCAACACCTTTACCCTAACAAT GCAAATCCTATGAAGCTTGCATCTAGGGTCAAAAAGGTACAGGAAGATGTTTCATCTTTGAAGGAAAAGTACCCCGAGCTTCTTGCTGCTAAGCAG GATTTGATTGATAAAGCTCAGAGAGTTTTGGTTGAGAGTAGGAATTTATTGAAGCGTATGAAATCGTCTGTTGGTATCCCCTTTACCTATGAAGATGAGGATGCATTCACTAACTTCAAACAG GTGATTGATGAATGGACAGATCAAACAAGATCAAAAACAG gaattgaaccacatgattcaGATTCTAGTGATCTCAACAAACTACTCTTCTCTGCCATAGTTCAAAGTGATTGA
- the LOC131598493 gene encoding uncharacterized protein LOC131598493, with amino-acid sequence MAHKYAIESLDRTLKDVMSANKNSTDVFGGKVVVFGGLYTGDFNNAGEIRDYYNANSVDKSEIHDPAVVDILMPEFLSSLRTSSLPNHHLKLKVGTPIMLMRNIDQSEGLCNGTRLCITKMAAHVLEASIMGGKGLGNLVYIPRMDMSPFQSP; translated from the exons ATGGCGCATAAGTATGCAATAGAATCGCTTGACAGAACTTTGAAAGATGTTATGAGTGCAAACAAAAATTCAACTGATGTATTTGGTGGAAAGGTTGTTGTTTTCGGTGGCCTCTACACTGGAGATT TCAACAATGCAGGAGAGATTCGTGACTACTACAACGCAAATTCAGTTGACAAGTCTGAGATTCATGACCCAGCAGTAGTTGATATCCTCATGCCAGAATTTCTAAGTTCCCTCCGAACATCAAGTTTGCCAAACCATCACTTAAAACTAAAGGTTGGGACACCTATAATGCTCATGAGAAATATAGATCAATCTGAAGGTTTGTGTAACGGCACAAGGCTGTGTATAACAAAGATGGCAGCCCATGTACTCGAGGCTTCAATAATGGGTGGTAAAGGTTTGGGAAATTTGGTTTACATACCTCGAATGGACATGTCACCATTCCAATCACCATGA
- the LOC131600503 gene encoding protein ENHANCED DISEASE RESISTANCE 2-like: MEFSSAQCAPSHKQKMYPPTTTRRSSGNNAAEIKHDWISEAVNGGSLRHVDLNTGTNGWASPPGDLFSLRSNNYFTKRQKSPAGEYLLTPAGMDWLKSTTKLDNVLARADNRISNALRKSQAQNQSLKSFIFAVNLQIPGGKEHHSAVFYFATNEPIQTGSLLYRFVNGDDSFRNQRFKLVNRIVKGPWIVKKTVGNHSACLLGKALTCNYHRGSNYLEIDVDIGSSAIANAILHLALGYVTSVTIDMGFVVEAQTEDELPERLIGAVRVCQMEMSSATVVVDSLHAPVSVARGIGLAKVNHHKSEDDDESNLLLLSTQYYSIGQTPHFTLLHNLLYPCKRLLK; encoded by the coding sequence ATGGAGTTTAGTTCTGCACAGTGTGCACCCTCCCACAAACAAAAAATGTACCCGCCGACGACCACTCGCCGCAGCTCCGGCAACAACGCCGCCGAAATTAAACACGATTGGATCTCCGAAGCAGTAAACGGTGGTTCCCTCCGCCACGTGGACCTTAACACCGGAACAAACGGCTGGGCCTCACCTCCCGGCGACCTCTTCTCCCTCCGCTCCAACAATTACTTCACAAAAAGACAAAAATCCCCCGCTGGAGAATATCTCCTCACCCCCGCCGGCATGGACTGGCTCAAATCCACCACCAAACTCGACAACGTACTCGCACGCGCCGATAACCGTATCTCAAACGCGCTAAGAAAATCACAAGCTCAAAATCAATCCCTTAAGAGCTTCATCTTCGCGGTAAACCTTCAGATTCCCGGCGGGAAGGAGCATCACAGTGCAGTGTTCTACTTCGCAACAAACGAACCGATCCAAACCGGTTCACTCCTCTACAGATTCGTAAACGGCGACGACTCGTTCAGAAACCAACGGTTCAAGCTAGTGAACCGGATCGTGAAAGGACCGTGGATCGTGAAAAAAACCGTCGGTAACCATAGCGCGTGTTTGTTAGGAAAAGCATTAACATGCAATTACCATAGAGGATCGAATTACTTGGAAATTGACGTTGATATTGGAAGCAGCGCAATCGCAAACGCGATTCTTCACCTTGCGCTGGGTTATGTAACTTCTGTTACGATTGATATGGGGTTTGTTGTGGAAGCGCAGACGGAGGATGAGTTGCCGGAGCGTTTGATCGGTGCTGTTAGGGTTTGTCAAATGGAGATGTCGTCGGCTACAGTTGTTGTAGATTCGTTGCACGCACCGGTGTCAGTGGCGCGTGGAATTGGGTTGGCGAAGGTTAATCACCATAAGTCTGAAGACGACGACGAATCCAATCTACttctactatctacccaatactatAGTATTGGCCAAACTCCCCATTTTACCCTTCTACATAATTTACTTTACCCTTGCAAAAGGTTATTGAAGTAA